One window of the Colletotrichum lupini chromosome 9, complete sequence genome contains the following:
- a CDS encoding endo-beta-1,6-galactanase produces the protein MHFKTLAALAVSLASVSPAAADTTTTIDAKSNRGTWEGWGTSLAWWAKRFGTRDDLADIFFTTKTTTFGGASLPGLGFNIVRHNAGACSTNSINGESMVVSTKMMASRQIDGHWVDYTNTDPASSAWKWDVDVNQRTMMQKAKSRGANRFELFSNSPMWWATKNHNPSGSADGSENIQSLNLQQHAVYMANIAKYAKDNWGITFETVEPFNEPTANWWKADGTQEGCHIDVATQATIINYLRTELNNRGLTSMSIAASDESYYDQAVTTLQNLGDAALKNVARINVHGYQYASSARDKVYSLASARGLRLWNSEYGESDATGERLVSNMLLDFRWLRPTGWVYWQVLDGGGWGVIDADNEAGTLGSANQKYFVFAQFARHIREGMRILDGGSDNVVAAYDAANSKLIIVAVNWGAAQYLNFDLSGFSQASTNGATVTRWRTQIGSGDRYVQATDTTISGTKFWSYFETKMVQTFEIPNVKL, from the coding sequence ATGCACTTCAAGACTCTCGCCGCCTTGGCCGTGAGCCTGGCCTCCGTCTCCCCCGCTGCTGCAGACACAACGACCACCATCGACGCCAAGTCGAACCGTGGCACCTGGGAGGGATGGGGAACCTCTCTCGCCTGGTGGGCGAAGCGCTTCGGCACCCGCGATGACCTCGCCGACATCTTCTTCACCACCAAGACCACTACCTTCGGCGGCGCAAGCCTCCCCGGTCTGGGCTTCAATATCGTTCGTCACAATGCCGGTGCTTGCAGCACGAACAGCATCAACGGCGAGAGCATGGTGGTCTCGACCAAGATGATGGCGTCCCGGCAGATTGACGGACACTGGGTCGACTACACCAACACCGACCCGGCCTCGTCTGCCTGGAAGTGGGACGTCGACGTGAACCAGCGCACCATGATGCAAAAGGCCAAGAGCCGCGGCGCAAACCGCTTCGAGCTCTTCTCCAACTCACCCATGTGGTGGGCAACCAAGAACCACAACCCGTCCGGTTCCGCCGACGGCAGCGAGAACATCCAGTCGTTGAACCTCCAGCAGCACGCTGTCTACATGGCCAACATTGCCAAGTACGCAAAGGACAACTGGGGCATCACCTTCGAGACCGTCGAGCCCTTCAACGAGCCCACCGCGAACTGGTGGAAGGCCGACGGCACACAGGAAGGCTGCCACATTGACGTCGCCACGCAGGCGACAATCATCAACTACCTCCGCACCGAGCTCAACAACCGCGGCCTCACCAGCATGTCCATCGCCGCCTCGGACGAGTCCTACTACGACCAGGCCGTCACCACGCTTCAGAACCTCGGCGACGCCGCCCTCAAGAACGTCGCGCGGATCAACGTCCACGGGTACCAGTACGCCAGCAGCGCCCGCGACAAGGTCTACTCCCTCGCCTCGGCGCGCGGCCTCCGTCTCTGGAACAGCGAGTACGGCGAGAGCGACGCGACGGGCGAGAGGCTCGTGAGCAACATGCTTCTCGACTTCCGATGGCTGCGGCCCACGGGTTGGGTGTACTGGCAGGTTCTTGACGGCGGCGGCTGGGGTGTTATTGATGCGGACAATGAGGCTGGTACGCTTGGCTCGGCGAACCAGAAGTACTTTGTCTTTGCGCAGTTTGCGCGCCATATCCGCGAGGGCATGCGTATTCTGGATGGCGGTTCGGATAATGTTGTCGCTGCGTACGATGCCGCCAACTCGAAGCTTATCATCGTTGCTGTCAACTGGGGCGCGGCGCAGTACCTCAACTTTGACCTGAGCGGATTCTCGCAAGCGTCGACGAACGGAGCTACTGTCACGCGGTGGAGAACGCAGATTGGAAGCGGTGATCGCTATGTGCAGGCGACTGATACTACGATCAGCGGGACCAAGTTCTGGAGTTACTTTGAGACCAAGATGGTGCAGACGTTTGAGATTCCCAACGTCAAATTGTGA
- a CDS encoding carboxylesterase: MSRIQGLYEPFILFNMGISSWTTFLLSSTFFLQALAAPANAGPTVTIASGVVIGTTAQPASATGTANAYMGIPFAKSPPERFSPPQAADAWSSPLSAQAFKPACIQQFAEKGNAQTLQKAYFGNPAGSLTDESEDCLYLNVFTPTGTTSTSKKAVMFWLFPGNLQFGTASLPIYDGSSLAVSQDVVVVTINYRTNIFGFSNSPEIATGSQNSGYLDQRFALQWVQSNIAQFGGDPSRVTIFGESAGGESVKQLLANPPSPLPFSAAIMESQQSLLVGSGSDSYSKVLKNFNCADIKCLRQVSATDIKAYIEAQSLVFPPVNGDGTSINDVRNSISSKKWPKIPVIMGTTLNEARVFLAMEGLNDGASAMSSVLSQIGITSAITKAAITTSYAAKAINDPYVLADRIMTDAIFTCTTSTLASYLAINGYTAYRYRYDPVFASTSIFANPGSYHTSEIPSVFGTYPAYSKWGSATAQQTKLSSYMQGVWGGFAKNPNGGVGWPKIGSALGFELGLLGSGSSSGVTVSATLAADYACAIYAPFTEAAGFSY; the protein is encoded by the exons ATGTCTCG TATCCAGGGTCTCTACGAACCGTTTATTCTTTTCAACATGGGCATCTCTTCGTGGACCACGTTTCTTCTTTCATCCACATTCTTTCTCCAAGCCCTTGCCGCGCCTGCCAATGCCGGCCCAACGGTTACGATCGCCTCCGGTGTCGTGATTGGCACCACGGCCCAACCCGCATCAGCAACCGGAACCGCCAATGCCTACATGGGAATCCCATTCGCCAAGTCTCCCCCAGAACGGTTCTCTCCTCCCCAGGCCGCGGATGCATGGTCTTCTCCACTGTCGGCTCAAGCTTTCAAGCCAGCATGTATCCAACAATTCGCCGAGAAGGGCAATGCCCAAACGTTGCAGAAGGCCTATTTCGGAAACCCAGCTGGGTCTCTTACCGATGAGAGTGAGGACTGCTTGTACCTCAACGTCTTCACTCCTACGGGTACAACATCTACCAGCAAGAAGGCTGTTATGTTTTGGCTGTTTCCCGGTAACCTTCAGTTTGGCACTGCTAGTCTGCCCATCTACGACGGTAGCTCGCTTGCTGTCTCTCAAGATGTTGTAGTGGTCACGATCAACTACCGCACCAACA TCTTTGGCTTCTCCAACTCTCCTGAGATTGCCACTGGATCTCAGAACTCGGGTTACCTTGACCAGCGTTTCGCTCTTCAATGGGTGCAGAGCAACATCGCTCAGTTCGGCGGCGACCCTTCACGCGTCACCATCTTTGGAGAGTCTGCTGGTGGTGAATCTGTGAAGCAGCTCCTCGCCAACCCACCCAGCCCTCTTCCCTTCTCGGCTGCCATCATGGAGTCACAGCAGTCCCTCCTTGTGGGTTCCGGCTCCGACAGTTACTCCAAGGTCCTGAAGAACTTCAACTGCGCCGACATCAAGTGCCTTCGTCAGGTCTCGGCCACAGATATCAAGGCATACATTGAAGCCCAGTCCCTCGTTTTCCCTCCCGTCAACGGTGATGGTACATCCATCAACGACGTCCGCAACAGCATCTCTTCCAAGAAATGGCCCAAGATCCCCGTCATCATGGGTACCACCCTCAACGAGGCCCGCGTCTTCCTCGCTATGGAGGGCTTGAATGACGGAGCCTCTGCCATGAGTTCGGTGCTCTCCCAGATCGGTATCACTTCTGCTATCACAAAGGCCGCCATTACGACCTCCTACGCCGCAAAGGCTATCAACGATCCCTACGTTCTCGCCGACAGAATCATGACCGATGCTATCTTCACTTGCACAACATCTACCTTGGCAAGCTACCTCGCCATCAACGGCTACACTGCCTACCGCTACCGCTACGATCCGGTCTTCGCGTCTACCAGCATCTTCGCCAACCCAGGCTCCTACCACACTAGCGAGATCCCCTCCGTCTTTGGCACATACCCCGCCTACAGCAAGTGGGGTTCAGCGACTGCGCAACAGACGAAGCTCAGTTCCTATATGCAGGGCGTCTGGGGCGGCTTCGCCAAGAACCCCAACGGCGGTGTCGGATGGCCCAAGATCGGAAGCGCTCTTGGCTTTGAGTTGGGACTCTTAGGCTCTGGTTCGTCGAGTGGTGTGACGGTGTCGGCAACCCTTGCGGCGGATTACGCCTGCGCTATATACGCGCCGTTTACGGAAGCCGCCGGTTTTTCTTACTGA